A section of the Xiphias gladius isolate SHS-SW01 ecotype Sanya breed wild chromosome 10, ASM1685928v1, whole genome shotgun sequence genome encodes:
- the LOC120795250 gene encoding growth arrest and DNA damage-inducible protein GADD45 beta-like, translated as MIPEESFGSIENRMQSAGLALEELLVTAQRQDCLTIGIYESAKLLNADPDSVVLCVLAADDEDDVALQIHFTLLQSFCCDSGITILRVSGVQRLQQLLGAVDANRNQEEHRDLHCMLVTNPQADHCRLQEVGTYCQESRRLDQWVPELVLQER; from the exons aTGATTCCAGAGGAGAGCTTTGGATCCATCGAGAACAG GATGCAGTCAGCAGGTCTGGCTCTGGAGGAATTGCTGGTAACGGCTCAGAGACAGGACTGCCTTACCATTGGCATCTATGAATCAGCTAAACTTCTTAATGC agaTCCAGACAGTGTGGTCCTGTGCGTCCTGGCAGccgatgatgaagatgatgtggCGCTGCAGATCCACTTCACCCTGCTGCAGTCGTTCTGCTGTGACAGCGGCATTACCATCCTGCGAGTCTCTGGCGTTCAGCGGCTCCAGCAGCTGTTGGGAGCAGTGGATGCCAACAGAAACCAGGAAGAGCACAGAGACCTTCACTGCATGCTGGTTACG AACCCCCAGGCTGACCACTGCAGGCTACAAGAGGTGGGGACCTACTGCCAGGAGAGCCGACGCCTCGACCAGTGGGTGCCTGAACTGGTCCTGCAAGAACGCTGA